The nucleotide sequence TTGCACCGTTGCAGGGCGTGACCGGGCAGGCGCTGCTGCAGCGTTTGGGGCTGCCGACGGCGGATTTCGACAGTCTCGTTTTTCTGCCTGACGTGGCGGCTCACGTTCATCATCTGCGCAGTGACGGGGTGGTCGCGGTATCGCAATATTTGCCGGGGGGCTGGGCCCGGGTGGGACGACTGTTTGGCGTGTTGCCGACCCGTTGGCGCGATGCCGGTTATCGGTTGGTGGCGCGTTCGCGGTATGCGTTGTTTGGCCAATACCAACCGACGCCGTTGCCGGATCCGCGGTGGGCGGAGCGGATCCTGGACTGACAAAGTGCCGGGTTCAGCCGCGGGCGAGTCGAGCGGTCAACCGATCGCGGATCGGTGCCCATTCGTTGGCGAGAATGCTGTAGTAAACGCTGTCGCGAACAAAGCCGTTCTGCACGCGCATATGGTGGCGCAGCACGCCTTCGCGGGTGGCCCCGAGGCGTTCGATGGCGCGCTGGGAGGCGAGGTTGCGGGCGTCGGTTTTGAGCTGCACGCGTTCGGCTCCGAGGGTGTCGAAACAGTGGGTGAGGAGCAGAAGTTTGGTGGCGGTGTTTACGGCGGTGCGGCAGGCCGCGGGCTCATACCAGGTGTAACCGATTTCGACGGCGCGTTCGGGCACGCGGATGTCAAAGAGACTGGTCGAACCGACGACTTGGTCGTCGCATTGGCGGCGCACCACCAAGGGCACGCGGGAGCCGGCCAATTCATCGTGCAGCATGGCGGTCACCCAATTGGCGGCGTCGAGGGCGGCGACAAAAGCGGGCGAGGGCATGTAGCGCCAGGTGGCTTCGTCCTGACCGATCATGAACAGTTCGGGAGCATGCGTTGGTCGCATGGGCTCGAGCTGCACGTGATCGTTGGCCAGCGTGACCGGTCGCACGCGAAAGGACGGGCGAGGGTCGGTATCGGCGGAGTTCATGGGCGAGCGGCTTGCACGCCGGTGGCGAAACGGCGCAGACCTTCCCGCAGCGTCATGAGCGGACAACCGAAGTTGAGCCGCACGTAGTGTCCCGGAGGAGCGCCGAAGAAGCTGCCGTCGCTGAGGCCGATGCCGTGCGCCTCGAAGTGCGCGACCGGGTCCGGGAGGTTGAGGTCGGCGACGTTGATCCAGGACAGGTAGGTCGCTTCCTGCGGGGCTTCGAGGTGCACGCCGGGCAGTCCGCCGATCACGCGTTGAATGAGCGCGGCGTTGGTGCGCAAGGTGGTGAGCAAGCCCTGCCGCCATTTCTCGGAACGACCGTAGGCGGCCTCGCCCGCGGCGTAAGCGAGGTTGTTGACCTCGGGCAACAGGCCGCGCGACGTGCGTTCGAATTGGTGCCGCAGTTTCTCGTTGGAAATAATGGCGAGGGTGCAGCCGAGACCGGCAATGTTGTAGGTCTTGCTCGGCGCCATGAGCGTGATGGTGCGCGCGGCGAGTTCGGGGCTGAGGGTGGCGCTGGGAACATGCGGTATTTTCTCATCGAGAATCAAGTCGCAGTGGATCTCATCGGAGATGAGGAGCAGGTCGTGTTTTTCGCAAAATTCGCCGAGGCGAACGAGTTCCTCGCGTCGCCAAACGCGGGCGATGGGGTTGTGAGGATTGCACAGGTAAAACAGCTTCGTCGAAGGCGTGACGGCCGCTTCCAGAGCGTCCCAGTCGATGATCCATTGGCCATCGGACAAGACCCACGATGAGCGCACGGCGCGTCGGCCGAAGTTGCGTCCGGCGGTGAGAAACGGGGGGTAAACCGGGGTGAGGGTGAGGTAGTTCTCCTCGGCCGCAGCATAGGTGAGGGCGCACAGATTGAGGCCGCAGACCATGCCGGGCAGCCATACGATCCACGACGGATCGATGTCCCAGCCGTAGTGTTCACGATGGTGAGTGACGATGGCATCGAGGGTTGATTTGATCGGCCGTGCGTAGCCGAAGACGCCGTGGTCGACGCGTTGATGCAGGGCTTCGAGCACGGCGGGAGGCGACACGAAATCCATGTCGGCGACCCACATCGGGAGGATGTCGCGGTCGGCGTATTTCTGCCATTTCTGGGAGTCGGTATCGAAACGTTGCGGGGGCGTGGAGAAGTCGAAGGCCATGAGCGGTTCAGGTGTAAACGGACTGGGGACGGGAGAAAGCACGGATTGCGAAATCGGCGCGACGGAATTTCCCACGTGCGACGTCACAGTTGCGGACAAAATTGCGCAGTTCGCCCCGGGATGAGAAACTAAGCCGCTGATAAACAGTGGTATAGCTCCCTGGCGGGAGTCGGCATTCCGTATGCAAAACGAGAGATGTTCATCCACTCTTAACCCTCCCAAGGAGAAATAAAATCATGAGAATCGTTCGCTACACCCAACCCACCAATCGTTTCGCTCCCGCTTCGGTTTTCGGCCGCAACCCGTGGTCGGGCCTGGAGACGGAAATCGATCGGTTGTTTCAATCCGCGCTCTCCGACTTCGGTGGCGCTCCCGCGGCCGACCGTTTCCCGGTCGACCTCTACGAAGACGACCACAGTGCGTTCGTGCGCGCCGAGCTTCCTGGCTTCAAGCGCGATGCGATCAGCGTCGAAGTGGTTGACGGCTATCTCACCATTGCCGCCACTCGCGAGACCAAGCAGGGCGAGAAGACCTCGACCGCCAAGTTCAACCGTTCCGTGGCATTGCCAGACGAAGTGAAGGCCGACGGCGTGACGGCGGCCTACGAAAACGGCGTCCTCACCGTGACGCTGCCCAAGAAGGAAGAGGCCAAGCCGCGCAAGATCACCGTCGCGGTCAAGTAACCGTCGGCTGCCCGCTACCGCTTAAATCCATCAACTCCCTCAATAACGGAAAAACCATCATGAATGTATTCAACTCACTCATCCCCGCGTTTCACCGCAGCCCGGCCGTGCGTCAGGGGCACCGCGACGAAGATCTCGGTGCGACTGTGAAACCGCACTACGAAATCAAGGAAACCGACGAAGCGTTTGGCCTGACCGTGGACTTGCCCGGCGTGGCCAAGGACGGCCTCGAGATCACGGCGGAGGACGACACCTTGCGCATCGTGGGTAAGCGCGCCTGGACGCGTCCCACCAGCTGGACTTCGCTCTACCGCGAGACGTCTGACGCCGCGTTCCTCTTGGAACTCGATCACGACAACTCGGTCGATCTCGACAAAATCCGCGCCGAGCTGGTCGACGGTGTTCTGCGCGTGAGCCTGCCCAAGGCCGAGGCCATCAAGCCCCGCAAGATCGCGGTGGCCTAACGTAACCTGAGTATCGCGCCGGCGTCTCTTTTGACAGCCGAACGATATCAAACCACCTGTAACCGCGCCGGCGTTCCTCTCGAGGAGCCCGGCGCGTTTTCGTCTGCGGATTCCTCGTAAAATTCAGTCCGGGGCTGGTCGATCGAAGCGTTCCAGGTCGTTCACGCGAATCATGGAGCGCACCATGGAGATGTATTCGTGGCCTTTTTCGGAATAGCGCACCAATCCGCCCGCGAGCGCGGAGCCGGTGATCGGGGCCCCGCGCCGACGCAGGTCGCGGCGAATGGAACGCATCTGGCGGTAGGAGCCGTTGGTGTTGAGGTTGTGCGCCAGGTTGTCGATGGCTCCGCGCACGGAGTCGTAGGCGGCGACTTCCCAGGTGGCTCCGGCGGGTCGACGTTTGGGCACGATGCCGGTTCCCGGCTCATAGGTGCGCATGCCGAAGAGATTGTTGCCCTGACGTGCGAATCGAGAGGTGCCCCAGGCTGACTCGATCGCGGCCTGCGCCATCACCAGCGAGGGCGCGATGATGTCGACGCGACGCAGGAGTCGATCGACGAACGCCAAATTGTAGGTCTCGGGCGGCTCCAAATCATAGGCCACGCACAACTCGTCGAGGCGGCGGCGGTTGAGCCACCCCGGTTCGTCGTCGTCCTCGGCCAAGTCATCCCGAATCGCTTGCAACGTGGCCCGTTGTTGGAGGATCTCCTCGTTGACAGCAGTGATGTGCGGGAGGAGGTAGGTGAAGAAGGCGGCCTTTTTCTCGGAGGTGTCTTCGATGCTGCCAAAGTCGGGCAGGTGTTCCGGGCCGAAGATCCACCGACCCACGAAAAAGAGCACCACCACGACGCCCGCGACTTTGGCAATGGTGACCACGGAACGTTGGCGGGGGCGGGCGGCGGTGGGGAGGGCGCGGGGTCGGCTCATGAGTTCGGTGGGTTCCAGGGGATGAGGGGCCGCCCTGTTTCCGAGGCGGGTGGATCGCTACTGACGCACGGATCGTAGGTCGGGCGACGCGATAACGCAAGTCGCTGGCTTCGGCGGAAAGTTGACGCGTCCGGCCAGAGTCGCACGGTCGGGTGATGCATTTTTGGAAACGGGTCGGTTTTCTTATCGCGGTGGGAATCGGTTTGGGCGCCTTGCAGGGCGAGCCGCGCAACGCGAAATGGGAGCAGGAGATATCCGCCATCGAGCAGCGCGAAGCGGAAACCCCGCCGCCGGCGAACGGCATCGTGTTCACCGGCAGTTCCAGCATTCGGTTGTGGAAAACCTTGGCGGAGGATTTTCCGCACCACCCGGTCGTCAATCGGGGATTCGGGGGCTCCCAGATTTCGGATCTGATTGGTTATTTCGACCGCGTGGTGGTGCCGACGCATCCGCGTCAGGTTGTGGTCTATTCCGGCACCAACGATATCAGTGGCGGGGAATCCGCCGAGCAGGTCCTGGCTGACTGGGCGACGTTGTGTGGCATGATCGAGGTGGCCTTGCCCGGCACCAAGATCGCCTTGATTGCGGCGGCCCCGAATCCCGCCCGATGGTCGCAACGAGCGGAACAGTCCCGCTTCAACGCGCTCGCCGCCGCCTACTG is from Synoicihabitans lomoniglobus and encodes:
- a CDS encoding thiol-disulfide oxidoreductase DCC family protein, whose protein sequence is MSAGPLLLFDGECGLCHAVVRFLLRRDRAERLRFAPLQGVTGQALLQRLGLPTADFDSLVFLPDVAAHVHHLRSDGVVAVSQYLPGGWARVGRLFGVLPTRWRDAGYRLVARSRYALFGQYQPTPLPDPRWAERILD
- a CDS encoding GNAT family N-acetyltransferase; this encodes MNSADTDPRPSFRVRPVTLANDHVQLEPMRPTHAPELFMIGQDEATWRYMPSPAFVAALDAANWVTAMLHDELAGSRVPLVVRRQCDDQVVGSTSLFDIRVPERAVEIGYTWYEPAACRTAVNTATKLLLLTHCFDTLGAERVQLKTDARNLASQRAIERLGATREGVLRHHMRVQNGFVRDSVYYSILANEWAPIRDRLTARLARG
- a CDS encoding MalY/PatB family protein codes for the protein MLSPVPSPFTPEPLMAFDFSTPPQRFDTDSQKWQKYADRDILPMWVADMDFVSPPAVLEALHQRVDHGVFGYARPIKSTLDAIVTHHREHYGWDIDPSWIVWLPGMVCGLNLCALTYAAAEENYLTLTPVYPPFLTAGRNFGRRAVRSSWVLSDGQWIIDWDALEAAVTPSTKLFYLCNPHNPIARVWRREELVRLGEFCEKHDLLLISDEIHCDLILDEKIPHVPSATLSPELAARTITLMAPSKTYNIAGLGCTLAIISNEKLRHQFERTSRGLLPEVNNLAYAAGEAAYGRSEKWRQGLLTTLRTNAALIQRVIGGLPGVHLEAPQEATYLSWINVADLNLPDPVAHFEAHGIGLSDGSFFGAPPGHYVRLNFGCPLMTLREGLRRFATGVQAARP
- a CDS encoding Hsp20/alpha crystallin family protein; protein product: MRIVRYTQPTNRFAPASVFGRNPWSGLETEIDRLFQSALSDFGGAPAADRFPVDLYEDDHSAFVRAELPGFKRDAISVEVVDGYLTIAATRETKQGEKTSTAKFNRSVALPDEVKADGVTAAYENGVLTVTLPKKEEAKPRKITVAVK
- a CDS encoding Hsp20/alpha crystallin family protein; this translates as MNVFNSLIPAFHRSPAVRQGHRDEDLGATVKPHYEIKETDEAFGLTVDLPGVAKDGLEITAEDDTLRIVGKRAWTRPTSWTSLYRETSDAAFLLELDHDNSVDLDKIRAELVDGVLRVSLPKAEAIKPRKIAVA
- a CDS encoding glucosaminidase domain-containing protein: MSRPRALPTAARPRQRSVVTIAKVAGVVVVLFFVGRWIFGPEHLPDFGSIEDTSEKKAAFFTYLLPHITAVNEEILQQRATLQAIRDDLAEDDDEPGWLNRRRLDELCVAYDLEPPETYNLAFVDRLLRRVDIIAPSLVMAQAAIESAWGTSRFARQGNNLFGMRTYEPGTGIVPKRRPAGATWEVAAYDSVRGAIDNLAHNLNTNGSYRQMRSIRRDLRRRGAPITGSALAGGLVRYSEKGHEYISMVRSMIRVNDLERFDRPAPD
- a CDS encoding SGNH/GDSL hydrolase family protein; amino-acid sequence: MHFWKRVGFLIAVGIGLGALQGEPRNAKWEQEISAIEQREAETPPPANGIVFTGSSSIRLWKTLAEDFPHHPVVNRGFGGSQISDLIGYFDRVVVPTHPRQVVVYSGTNDISGGESAEQVLADWATLCGMIEVALPGTKIALIAAAPNPARWSQRAEQSRFNALAAAYCARNGYDFIDVWTPMLGADGTPSRDIYVDDKLHMNAAGYVMWRAIVAPYLID